In Nocardia sputorum, a single genomic region encodes these proteins:
- a CDS encoding SRPBCC family protein: MSTTTNEAVITADTDRTIHVERIFDASLERVWDAYSRLELLAQWWGRGNRLDIERWEFRPGGHWRFIEHAEGEAHGFEGRFREVTPRERIVYSFEWDGMPAHVAIDSVNFIDLGDGRTKVVTDSQFHTPQERDGMLQSGMESGLNESYRALDALLARG; this comes from the coding sequence ATGAGCACAACCACGAACGAGGCCGTCATCACGGCCGACACCGACCGCACGATCCACGTGGAGCGGATCTTCGACGCCTCGCTCGAGCGCGTGTGGGACGCCTACAGCAGGCTCGAGCTGCTCGCCCAGTGGTGGGGGCGCGGCAACCGGCTCGACATCGAGCGCTGGGAGTTTCGTCCGGGCGGGCACTGGCGTTTCATCGAGCACGCCGAAGGGGAAGCCCACGGCTTCGAGGGCCGCTTCCGCGAGGTCACCCCGCGGGAGCGCATCGTGTACTCCTTCGAGTGGGACGGCATGCCCGCCCACGTGGCGATCGACAGCGTCAACTTCATCGATCTCGGCGACGGTCGTACCAAGGTGGTCACCGACAGCCAGTTCCACACGCCGCAGGAGCGGGACGGAATGCTCCAGTCCGGCATGGAGTCCGGGCTCAACGAGAGCTACCGCGCACTGGACGCCTTGCTCGCACGCGGCTGA
- a CDS encoding ArsR/SmtB family transcription factor, with the protein MVQYDFLDASFGALADPTRRGILERLGRGPATVSELAERFEMTLTGVKKHIQLLEAAGMVITEKRGRVRYCRLGENVFDREVAWMQGYRRMVEARLDRLGEFLERTEQER; encoded by the coding sequence ATGGTTCAGTATGACTTCTTGGATGCCTCCTTCGGGGCGCTCGCGGATCCCACCCGGCGTGGGATCCTGGAACGCCTCGGCAGGGGGCCCGCGACCGTCAGCGAGCTGGCGGAACGCTTCGAGATGACGCTCACCGGCGTCAAGAAGCACATCCAGCTGCTGGAGGCCGCGGGCATGGTGATCACGGAGAAGCGCGGCCGGGTGCGGTACTGCCGCCTCGGCGAGAACGTCTTCGACCGCGAGGTGGCCTGGATGCAGGGTTACCGGCGGATGGTGGAAGCGCGGCTGGACCGTCTCGGTGAATTCCTCGAACGAACGGAGCAGGAGCGATGA
- a CDS encoding helix-turn-helix transcriptional regulator: MDRPELADFLRRRREQLTPAEVGLPPGIRRRTPGLRRDEVALLAGISTDYYTRLEQSRGPRPSTQVLASLARALRFGNDERDHLYHLCDHAPPGRETTDKHVGPGLMHLLAKLDDTAATVVTDLGEVLVQNRMHTLLVGDHGDRRGWDRYYAYRWFTDPSARAIFPEEDWDRLGHNHVADLRATAARRAGDADVTELIIELRSASPEFDRLWNEHHVAVRLSDIKRIRHPQVGLIDIVCETLLTPNAAQRLLVYLPRPGTDAAEKLDLLRVIGTQRLTPADRLD, translated from the coding sequence ATGGACCGCCCCGAACTCGCCGATTTCCTGCGCCGCCGCCGCGAGCAGCTCACGCCCGCCGAGGTGGGGTTGCCGCCCGGTATCCGGCGGCGCACGCCGGGGCTGCGCCGCGATGAGGTCGCCCTGCTCGCGGGCATCTCGACCGACTACTACACCCGGCTCGAGCAATCGCGCGGCCCGCGTCCCTCCACCCAGGTGCTCGCCTCGCTCGCCCGTGCCCTACGTTTCGGCAACGACGAACGCGACCACCTCTACCACCTGTGCGACCACGCCCCGCCGGGACGTGAGACGACCGACAAGCACGTGGGCCCCGGCCTGATGCACCTGCTCGCCAAGCTGGACGACACCGCGGCCACCGTCGTCACCGATCTCGGCGAGGTTCTCGTGCAGAACCGGATGCACACCCTGCTCGTCGGCGATCACGGCGACCGCCGCGGGTGGGATCGGTACTACGCCTACCGCTGGTTCACCGACCCTTCGGCGCGCGCCATCTTCCCGGAGGAGGACTGGGATCGGCTCGGCCACAACCACGTCGCCGATCTGCGTGCCACGGCCGCGCGCCGCGCGGGCGACGCGGACGTGACCGAGCTGATCATCGAGCTGCGCTCCGCGAGTCCCGAGTTCGACCGGCTCTGGAACGAGCACCACGTGGCCGTACGGCTGTCGGATATCAAGCGCATCCGGCATCCGCAGGTCGGACTGATCGACATCGTCTGCGAAACGCTGCTCACACCCAATGCCGCCCAGCGCCTGCTGGTCTACCTACCGCGTCCGGGCACCGACGCCGCCGAGAAACTGGACTTGCTGCGGGTGATCGGCACGCAGCGGCTGACGCCCGCCGACCGGCTCGACTAG
- a CDS encoding aldo/keto reductase, whose protein sequence is MTTTKIDEVRLGATGPTVSRIGLGAMSMSGAYGATDDAESTATIHAALDSGVNLIDTGDFYGAGHNEMLIGKAIAERPREDVVLSVKFGALRGPDGAFVGIDNRPAALRNFLAYSLQRLGVDHIDIYRPARLDPSVPIEDTVGAIGELIEAGYVRHVGLSEVGPETIRRAAAVHPIVDLQIEYSLISRNIEERILPVCRELGISVTAYGVLSRGLLSDAIKPGATFATSDFRAHSPRFQGENLDRNLELVRALTEIAARKDASVAQLAIAWALTRGDDIVPLIGTRRRERWAEAIRALDLSLTDEELSTIEAAVPADRVAGDRYATAQMAMLDSEQ, encoded by the coding sequence ATGACGACAACGAAGATCGACGAAGTGCGGCTCGGGGCCACCGGCCCGACCGTGAGCCGCATCGGCCTCGGCGCGATGAGCATGTCCGGCGCGTACGGCGCGACCGACGACGCCGAATCGACCGCGACCATCCACGCGGCGCTGGACTCCGGCGTCAACCTCATCGATACCGGCGATTTCTACGGTGCGGGACACAACGAGATGCTGATCGGCAAGGCCATCGCCGAGCGTCCCCGCGAGGACGTGGTCCTGAGCGTGAAGTTCGGCGCGCTGCGCGGGCCCGACGGCGCTTTCGTCGGCATAGACAACCGCCCGGCCGCGCTGCGCAATTTCCTGGCTTACAGCCTGCAGCGGCTCGGCGTCGACCACATCGACATCTACCGCCCCGCCCGGCTGGACCCGAGCGTGCCGATCGAGGACACCGTCGGCGCCATCGGCGAGCTGATCGAAGCCGGATATGTGCGCCACGTCGGCCTGTCCGAGGTCGGCCCGGAAACCATCCGGCGCGCCGCGGCCGTGCATCCCATCGTGGACCTGCAGATCGAGTACTCGCTGATCTCGCGGAACATCGAGGAGCGCATCCTGCCCGTCTGCCGCGAGCTCGGCATCAGCGTCACGGCCTACGGCGTGCTCTCCCGCGGCCTGCTCAGCGATGCGATCAAGCCCGGCGCCACCTTCGCCACGAGCGATTTCCGCGCCCACAGCCCGCGTTTCCAGGGCGAGAACCTCGACCGGAATCTGGAGCTGGTCCGCGCGCTGACCGAGATCGCGGCGCGCAAGGACGCCTCGGTGGCGCAACTGGCCATCGCCTGGGCGCTGACCCGAGGCGACGACATCGTGCCGCTCATCGGCACCCGCCGACGCGAACGCTGGGCGGAAGCCATACGCGCGCTGGATCTCTCGCTCACCGACGAGGAGTTGTCCACCATCGAAGCGGCCGTACCCGCCGACCGGGTCGCGGGCGACCGCTACGCCACGGCGCAGATGGCGATGCTCGACAGCGAGCAGTGA
- a CDS encoding PaaI family thioesterase gives MALADLVVAGFRKLGFIRYAGVEWEEFAAGRNVVSIVPRAEHLNHNGDLHAAVLFGMAETAAMGASVSGIVDLMGDTFIVAKDGRIEYKARAKGEAGPFRATSAFSDETLAKMRADIEAKVPLELEVPVDITDKTGRTVAVAAFTAVLRPRRS, from the coding sequence GTGGCGTTGGCGGACCTGGTAGTGGCCGGGTTCCGGAAGCTGGGGTTCATCCGGTACGCGGGAGTGGAATGGGAGGAGTTCGCGGCCGGGCGCAACGTGGTGTCGATCGTGCCGAGGGCGGAACATCTGAATCACAACGGGGATCTGCACGCCGCGGTGTTGTTCGGGATGGCCGAGACCGCGGCGATGGGCGCGTCGGTGTCGGGAATCGTGGATCTGATGGGGGATACGTTCATCGTCGCCAAGGACGGGCGTATCGAGTACAAGGCCCGTGCCAAAGGGGAGGCGGGGCCGTTTCGCGCGACTTCCGCGTTCTCCGACGAGACGCTGGCGAAGATGCGGGCGGACATCGAGGCGAAAGTGCCACTCGAACTCGAAGTTCCGGTGGACATCACCGACAAAACCGGAAGGACGGTCGCCGTAGCGGCATTCACGGCCGTGCTTCGTCCACGTCGGTCCTGA